One Clavelina lepadiformis chromosome 1, kaClaLepa1.1, whole genome shotgun sequence genomic region harbors:
- the LOC143471148 gene encoding uncharacterized protein LOC143471148 — MLRTQIAPSVDLDIQTQPLCLSTKTADKAQLNLSTSTHQKLVENLKNLEKNLTKVNQSGNDGILVLNQAEEKPHNLSNITLLAQSKCHVTEEGSSSKISEANHTWRTVHNKDFSQACCNNLSGPKEKQRKFFKADMGFLSMEVKYQTSARDRAVNTTACENGCREDSSSVTTVSDSATSPRDLWRPPVDALNSDGATGSKPSSPDYQSTTHSSESCSFTVPDWNNDALQRFIAKSQMFRLPTWFQAQTQLHQQMLVQSESKLFLKEDNRNVNAFQQTARARNVTSFLRSFPFYSGFSTLLKSVPTSSGALLEDSNQFDTNFLETFREQLKLQAAAKPALQSFALPSPLFSCNGFTPFSFPRPEMLSAVPSFKCPQCNKEFSSLHGLQIHARRAHCEERSYSCDVCNKSFGHAVSLGQHKMAHGKEKVFECQICHKTFKRSSTLSTHLLIHSDTRPFPCPYCGKRFHQKSDMKKHTFIHTGEKPHKCRICGKAFSQSSNLITHMRKHTGYKPFACDCCDRAFQRKVDLRRHKESQHDVKK, encoded by the exons atgttaagGACGCAAATAGCACCATCCGTAGATCTAGATATACAAACTCAGCCACTTTGCCTGTCAACGAAAACGGCAGACAAGGCGCAATTAAATTTATCAACTTCGACTCACCAAAAGCTTgttgaaaacttgaaaaatcttgaaaaaaatttaaccaaaGTGAATCAGAGTGGAAACGACGGAATCCTTGTATTGAATCAGGCAGAAGAAAAGCCGCATAACTTGAGCAATATTACCTTACTGGCACAATCCAAGTGTCACGTTACAGAAGAAGGTTCGAGTTCAAAGATTTCCGAGGCGAATCATACTTGGCGAACTGTGCATAACAAAGATTTCAGCCAAGCCTGCTGCAACAACTTATCGGGGCCTaaagaaaagcaaagaaaattttttaaagcag ATATGGGTTTTCTGTCGATGGAAGTAAAATATCAGACTTCCGCTCGTGATAGAGCGGTGAATACAACGGCATGCGAAAACGGCTGCAGGGAAGATTCTAGTTCTGTCACAACAGTTTCCGACTCTGCTACGTCACCCCGAGATTTATGGAGACCCCCCGTGGATGCTCTAAACTCGGACGGTGCAACTG GTAGCAAGCCATCATCACCAGACTATCAATCCACAACCCATTCTTCTGAATCATGCTCTTTCACTGTGCCAGATTGGAACAATGACGCATTGCAGCGTTTTATAG CAAAATCTCAAATGTTTCGTTTGCCGACTTGGTTCCAAGCCCAGACGCAATTGCATCAACAAATGCTGGTACAAAGCGAAAGCAAACTCTTTCTAAAAG AGGATAACCGAAATGTGAATGCTTTTCAACAAACAGCTCGAGCAAGAAATGTGACCTCATTCCTGCGATCATTTCCCTTCTATTCTG GGTTTTCGACGCTTTTGAAATCTGTACCCACGTCATCGGGAGCACTACTGGAAGACTCAAACCAATTTGAcaccaattttttggaaacttttcgTGAACAGCTCAAACTTCAAGCTGCAGCTAAACCCGCACTACAAAGTTTTGCCCTTCCCAGTCCGCTTTTTTCTTGCAACGGGTTCACGCCATTTTCTTTTCCGAGGCCGGAGATGCTTTCGGCCGTACCCTCCTTTAAGTGCCCTCAGTGTAACAAGGAGTTCTCTAGCCTTCACGGCTTACAG ATTCATGCCAGGCGAGCTCATTGTGAGGAACGAAGTTATAGCTGTGACGTCtgcaacaaaagttttggacaTGCAGTGTCATTGGGCCAGCACAAAATGGCTCAcggaaaagaaaaa GTTTTTGAATGTCAAATTTGCCACAAGACATTTAAAAGGTCGTCAACACTTTCAACGCATCTTCTAATACACAGCGATACGAGACCGTTTCCGTGTCCTTATTGTGGAAAGCGCTTCCATCAAAAGTCGGACATGAAAAAACATACATTTATCCATACAG GAGAAAAGCCACACAAGTGCCGAATCTGTGGAAAAGCCTTCAGTCAAAGTTCCAATTTGATTACCCACATGCGCAAGCACACTGGTTACAAGCCTTTTGCCTGCGACTGCTGTGATCGTGCCTTTCAGAGAAAAGTAGACTtgagacgtcacaaagaaTCCCAGCatgatgttaaaaaataa